The window TGGGGCCCAACGCCAGATCGGCGGTGGTTTCGGCCGTGCCGGGCAGCCCGGTGGTCTGCGGACTGTCATCCCCCTCCATGGCCGAACGCGCGGTGGCCGCGCTGCCCCAGACCGAGCTCGGAACCGACCTGGAGGGTTCGATCCAGACGGCAGCCAGGATACTTGAGGCCGCAGGGGTTTCCGGAGGAAGGATCATAGTATTTTCTGACCTGCAGAGGACGGCCTTTGGTCCCAAACTTTCGCCCCTTGGCAAACTGCCCGGCGCCCCGCCGGTCACGGTACACCAGATAAAACCATCCCGGAGCCTGAACAACCTGATCTGGGAAAAGATCCAGGTAAAGCCGCTGATCAATAAGATCATCGTCCGGGCCAGGGCTCTGGGCGGGCAGACGCCCCAGGTCGGACTGGCGGCCGGCGGCAAGACCATATATCAGGCAAGCTCCCGGCCAGCCCCGGACGGAACGATCTCCATAAACTTTGGTTTGCCGGACCGGGATTCTCTTTTCCTTTATACCTCCGGTGATGACCTGCCGCTGGACGACAAGTATTACCTGGCGGCTGCGGTCCCGGCCGTTAAAAAGGTCCTGCTGTTTTCGGACGAGACGGATAACGGGGGCGATCATCTCTACCGGGCCTTTGCGGCCATGGCCCAGGCCGGTTACGAAATAAAGCGGGCCAGCATCTGGAATAGCCAGTATTCTAAGGGCTTTGATCTGGTGGTGGTGGCCAAAGCCTCAATTGACAGGGCTTTGCAGGCAGGAATCATAAAATCAGTGCATAACGGCGCGGGTTTGCTGGTTGCCCCGCCGCTCAATTCCGACCGGGAACAATACCAGGGGCTGCTGAAACAGTTTTCCGACATCACTCTTTCGGGTCTGGCGGACTCGTTGTCCCATAACCTCTATCGCCTGAACAAAACCGGCAGAGATGAAGGACTCTTAAGCGATCTCAGTCCGGCCGAGCTGGAGGCAGTCAGGATAAAAACATATTGGAAGGCCTTCACCCGGCAAAATACAGTTTTAGCCATCAACCGGTCCGACCCGGCGCTGATCTTTGGCTCCGGTCAGAAGTTTAAAACGGCGGTTCTCCTGACCGGAGGACAAACCGGTTTTGGCGATCTGGTTTTTAAGCCGGCCTTTCTGGTGATGCTGTTGCAAACTGCAGACCACCTGACCCAAAAAAACGGCCGGCAGTTGGTGACCGGATCAGAAGGAACCAACTCCGGCGGAAACCCGGAAACAAGGCAAAGATCCGGATGGGATAAAACGGAAGAGGGTGTGCCGGGAGCGGTGAACATCAAGGCAGAGGAGTCAGACCTGGCTCCGGTTTCCGATCCAGAACTTAAGACAGTTCTGCAAAACATTTCGTGGCAGTCTGCCGCAGCAGGCCCAGAAGCGATTCCGGCACAAAGCCCGGCAGCCAGACTGTTCCTTTTTTTAGCCGGAACAGTGCTTATTTTGGAGATGATTTTACGGGCGAAACTAAAAACATGAAAAAAAGCAAAAATTTATTTGACAAAACGCCTAAAATATGTTAATAATTATGTTCTTGAGGTCTAAAAGCTTATCCAGCCGGAGGTCACTTTCTTGTTTAAGAAAAAACACCCCGTCGACCAGTTGTCATAAACACATATAGTTATTTAAATTTTTACGTCAGGAAACTCAGTTCTTCCAATAAAAAACAATGCCCGGCAGTTTTAAAGATCTTAAACAATCATAAAGTAAGGGGAGAATACTATGGCAGGCAATAAAAGCCCGAATTTGAGCGGCATGATAATGGTGCTGGCTCTTTCGGCGCTATTGACAGTGGGCGCGGTGCTGGGCGTGGCTTTGGGCACCTGGCCCGGAGGCGGAACCCCGGCCCAGCCGGGCGCAGCTGATCCCAAGCTGGAGATGTTTGCCTCAACTGCCAGCCGCCTGACCGGCTTCATATTTTTCACCTATCCCGACGAGGTCAAAGATTACATGAGCCCGGTGCTGTCTGACCTGAAGTCAAAACTTCCGGCTCTTAAATCGATCACCGTCACCGATCCCGCCGGCCTGATAGTGGGCTCGGACGTAGAGGACCAGATCGACAAGACCTACCAGCTGCCCAAGGGGGCCAAGCCCCCGGCCGGTGATAAGCTGGAGATCCAGGAGCTAGCCCCGGGCCGGCTCCTGGTGGCCGTACCCGCTGTCTACAACAACAAGATCAAGGGCGGGCTCCGGATGCTGGTGGAACTGCCCCAGGCCAAGGGTTCCAGCGGCGGCAGCAAAAGCATGGTGATCATCATCGGACTGGTGGCCATGCTGATAGGACTGATCGTCCCGATCGCGGCCGTACCGGCCATGACCAAACAATTATCCGCGGCCTCGGCGGCCCAGGTGCCTGCCGGAAAAGCCCAGGCCATGAAGGCCGAAGAGATCTCCATCAACACCAGGCTGGAAGCCATGCGCCGGGAGCTGGGCAAGGCCGAGGAACTGAAGGCCGAGCAGGACGGGCTGTCGGCCGAGGTGGAATCCCTGCGCAAGCAGCAGGTCGAGGAGAACGCCACGCTGGAAGGGCTGAAGAAGGAAGTGACCGAACTGGGGGCCCAGATGGAACAGCGGCGCCAGCTGCTTGAGGCCACGCCCGAAGAACGTCACGCCCAGCTGACCCAGGAGGACCGCGACCTGATGCAAAAGATCATCAACCATAAAAAAGAAGAGCTGGCCCTGGCCCAGAAGATCCAGGACATCCGGCGCAAGGTGATAGAGCTGGAAAAGCGCACCAAGGCCTAAACAATCAGCAATGTCCGGGCTGCGGAAATATTAAAAGACGGGGCAGAATTAAAATCTCCCCGTC of the bacterium genome contains:
- a CDS encoding BatA domain-containing protein, with translation MTFLTFANPAGLWFLPLAGLPLLIHLFRRRRAGVIPFPDIRLLQQVQNAAVRPSRIREYLLLAVRTWIILLLALSLARPAVNLNLPGWLSGDSQTWVIIVDNSASMAAVSQDTTMLGRAKQRARQMFTGLGPNARSAVVSAVPGSPVVCGLSSPSMAERAVAALPQTELGTDLEGSIQTAARILEAAGVSGGRIIVFSDLQRTAFGPKLSPLGKLPGAPPVTVHQIKPSRSLNNLIWEKIQVKPLINKIIVRARALGGQTPQVGLAAGGKTIYQASSRPAPDGTISINFGLPDRDSLFLYTSGDDLPLDDKYYLAAAVPAVKKVLLFSDETDNGGDHLYRAFAAMAQAGYEIKRASIWNSQYSKGFDLVVVAKASIDRALQAGIIKSVHNGAGLLVAPPLNSDREQYQGLLKQFSDITLSGLADSLSHNLYRLNKTGRDEGLLSDLSPAELEAVRIKTYWKAFTRQNTVLAINRSDPALIFGSGQKFKTAVLLTGGQTGFGDLVFKPAFLVMLLQTADHLTQKNGRQLVTGSEGTNSGGNPETRQRSGWDKTEEGVPGAVNIKAEESDLAPVSDPELKTVLQNISWQSAAAGPEAIPAQSPAARLFLFLAGTVLILEMILRAKLKT